A genomic region of Apteryx mantelli isolate bAptMan1 chromosome 10, bAptMan1.hap1, whole genome shotgun sequence contains the following coding sequences:
- the SHCBP1 gene encoding SHC SH2 domain-binding protein 1 isoform X1, with amino-acid sequence MADGRPQSGAAAGEETRRDDRDRDQAAAAAAGGAGPQERAEEPEADLPPEEDDTCSDYGSRDKPGTALGRTVPDGNVLFPDIFQTDHLLFYERFKAYQDYILADCKASEVKEFTAEYLEKVLEPSGWQAIWRTNVFEVLVEVVDVEYSALKAVVQLSEPFLCESQVSTFTLECMRELLELKEHQIPLQELWAVYDESGEFDQTALAIEHVRFFYKCIWRTWDEEEEDDFDYFVRCVEPRLRLHYDILEHRVPSGLVADYQNLLSQCEELYRKFLNLRSSISSSDSDSEVENISMVEGLKLYEKIEHLKQKLKLIENPLLRYVFGYQKYSGLQAKGLRPTGTKITHVVSSTMMASLLQSLIRDKLCPESYGEELEIQFHSDPLAAVNACYEGDTVIICPGRYVVDGVFCIADSIELEGYGLPDDIVIEKWGKGDNFVDCTGANIKISSLKLVQHDAVEGILNVHHGKTTLENCVLQCETTGITVRTSAELLMKNSDLYGAKGAGVEIYPGSTCTLLDNGIHHCKEGILIKNFLDENYDIPKITMVNNMIHNNEGYGVVLVKPTISSDVKDLSAEKREGNTQPHPGGERVCAEGFRHEELPECVTDELELYEQAEISEQTESNYEIANELGATSARKSQMRKKRLSELGITEADDNLMSQEMFVSIVGNQFKWNGKGSFGTFLF; translated from the exons ATGGCCGACGGGCGGCCGcagagcggggcggcggcaggggagGAGACGCGGCGGGACGATCGGGATCGGGATCAggcggcggctgcggccgcgGGCGGTGCCGGCCCGCAGGAGCGCGCAGAGGAGCCCGAGGCAG ATCTGCCCCCGGAAGAGGATGATACCTGTAGCGATTACGGGAGTCGTGACAAACCAGGGACCGCTTTAGGAAGGACTGTGCCAGATGGGAACGTGctttttccagatatttttcaAACTGATCATCTTTTGTTTTATGAGCGATTTAAAGCTTACCAGGATTACATTTTGG CTGACTGCAAAGCTTCAGAGGTGAAAGAATTCACAGCTGAGTACCTGGAGAAGGTCCTTGAACCATCAGGATGGCAGGCAATCTGGCGCACTAATGTGTTCGAGGTCCTGGTTGAG GTTGTTGACGTGGAGTACTCAGCTCTGAAAGCAGTTGTGCAACTCAGCGAGCCTTTCCTGTGCGAGTCGCAGGTTAGCACCTTTACTTTGGAGTGCATGCGGGAACTCTTGGAGCTGAAGGAGCATCAGATACCACTGCAGGAGCTGTGGGCTGTGTATGATGAGTCGGGAGAGTTTGATCAGACAGCGCTAGCCATAGAGCACGTCAG GTTCTTCTACAAGTGCATCTGGAGGACctgggacgaggaggaggaggatgattttgATTACTTTGTACGATGTGTTGAACCTCGACTGAGATT GCATTACGACATCCTTGAACATCGTGTTCCTTCTGGGCTTGTAGCTGATTACCAGAACTTGTTGTCTCAGTGTGAGGAGCTCTACAGGAAGTTTTTAAACTTGAGGAGCAGCATATCAAGCAGTGATTCAGACTCAGAAGTAGAAAACATTTCCATGGTGGAAGGACTAAAGCTGTATGAGAAGAtagaacatttaaaacaaaagctaaaaCTAATTGAGAATCCTCTTCTGAG GTACGTGTTTGGTTACCAAAAATACAGTGGTCTCCAAGCTAAAGGACTGAGACCAACGGGTACCAAGATCACTCATGTCGTATCCTCAACCATGATGGCAAGTCTATTGCAGTCACTGATAAGGGACAAACTTTGTCCTGAATCTTATGGTGAAGAACTAGAAATACAG TTTCACAGTGATCCACTGGCAGCTGTAAATGCCTGCTATGAAGGAGACACTGTCATCATCTGTCCTGGTCGTTATGTTGTAGATGGTGTGTTCTGCATTGCTGATTCAATTGAACTAGAAG GCTATGGTCTGCCAGATGATATCGTGATAGAAAAGTGGGGGAAAGGGGACAACTTTGTTGACTGTACAGGAGCCAATATAAAGATCTCCAGTTTGAAGCTAGTGCAACATGATGCCGTGGAGGGGATTTTAA ATGTTCACCATGGGAAAACCACCCTGGAGAATTGTGTATTACAGTGTGAGACTACAGGCATAACAGTACGAACATCAGCTGAGCTGTTAATGAAAAACTCAGACCTGTATGGTGCTAAG ggtgctggtgtggaaATTTATCCAGGTAGTACGTGCACCCTGTTAGACAACGGCATACACCACTGCAAGGAGGGAATCCTTATAAAG AACTTCTTAGATGAGAATTATGACATCCCCAAGATAACCATGGTCAATAACATGATTCATAATAATGAAGGATATGGAGTGGTCCTGGTTAAACCAACAATCTCATCTGATGTAAAggatctttcagcagagaaaagagaag GGAACACACAGCCTCACCCAGGCGGTGAGAGAGTCTGTGCAGAGGGCTTCAGACATGAAGAACTACCTGAATGTGTAACTGATGAGCTGGAGCTTTATGAGCAAGCTGAGATTTCTGAGCAAACTGAAAGCAATTATGAAATTGCGAATGAACTTGGTGCtacttctgcaaggaagagccAGATGCGCAAGAAAAGGCTGAGTGAACTGGGAATCACAGAAGCTGATGACAACTTAATGTCACAGGAAATGTTTGTTTCTATTGTGGGCAATCAGTTCAAATGGAATGGGAAAGGGAGTTTTGGTACCTTCCTTTTCTGA
- the SHCBP1 gene encoding SHC SH2 domain-binding protein 1 isoform X2: MADGRPQSGAAAGEETRRDDRDRDQAAAAAAGGAGPQERAEEPEADLPPEEDDTCSDYGSRDKPGTALGRTVPDGNVLFPDIFQTDHLLFYERFKAYQDYILADCKASEVKEFTAEYLEKVLEPSGWQAIWRTNVFEVLVEVVDVEYSALKAVVQLSEPFLCESQVSTFTLECMRELLELKEHQIPLQELWAVYDESGEFDQTALAIEHVRFFYKCIWRTWDEEEEDDFDYFVRCVEPRLRLHYDILEHRVPSGLVADYQNLLSQCEELYRKFLNLRSSISSSDSDSEVENISMVEGLKLYEKIEHLKQKLKLIENPLLRYVFGYQKYSGLQAKGLRPTGTKITHVVSSTMMASLLQSLIRDKLCPESYGEELEIQFHSDPLAAVNACYEGDTVIICPGRYVVDGVFCIADSIELEGYGLPDDIVIEKWGKGDNFVDCTGANIKISSLKLVQHDAVEGILNVHHGKTTLENCVLQCETTGITVRTSAELLMKNSDLYGAKNFLDENYDIPKITMVNNMIHNNEGYGVVLVKPTISSDVKDLSAEKREGNTQPHPGGERVCAEGFRHEELPECVTDELELYEQAEISEQTESNYEIANELGATSARKSQMRKKRLSELGITEADDNLMSQEMFVSIVGNQFKWNGKGSFGTFLF, encoded by the exons ATGGCCGACGGGCGGCCGcagagcggggcggcggcaggggagGAGACGCGGCGGGACGATCGGGATCGGGATCAggcggcggctgcggccgcgGGCGGTGCCGGCCCGCAGGAGCGCGCAGAGGAGCCCGAGGCAG ATCTGCCCCCGGAAGAGGATGATACCTGTAGCGATTACGGGAGTCGTGACAAACCAGGGACCGCTTTAGGAAGGACTGTGCCAGATGGGAACGTGctttttccagatatttttcaAACTGATCATCTTTTGTTTTATGAGCGATTTAAAGCTTACCAGGATTACATTTTGG CTGACTGCAAAGCTTCAGAGGTGAAAGAATTCACAGCTGAGTACCTGGAGAAGGTCCTTGAACCATCAGGATGGCAGGCAATCTGGCGCACTAATGTGTTCGAGGTCCTGGTTGAG GTTGTTGACGTGGAGTACTCAGCTCTGAAAGCAGTTGTGCAACTCAGCGAGCCTTTCCTGTGCGAGTCGCAGGTTAGCACCTTTACTTTGGAGTGCATGCGGGAACTCTTGGAGCTGAAGGAGCATCAGATACCACTGCAGGAGCTGTGGGCTGTGTATGATGAGTCGGGAGAGTTTGATCAGACAGCGCTAGCCATAGAGCACGTCAG GTTCTTCTACAAGTGCATCTGGAGGACctgggacgaggaggaggaggatgattttgATTACTTTGTACGATGTGTTGAACCTCGACTGAGATT GCATTACGACATCCTTGAACATCGTGTTCCTTCTGGGCTTGTAGCTGATTACCAGAACTTGTTGTCTCAGTGTGAGGAGCTCTACAGGAAGTTTTTAAACTTGAGGAGCAGCATATCAAGCAGTGATTCAGACTCAGAAGTAGAAAACATTTCCATGGTGGAAGGACTAAAGCTGTATGAGAAGAtagaacatttaaaacaaaagctaaaaCTAATTGAGAATCCTCTTCTGAG GTACGTGTTTGGTTACCAAAAATACAGTGGTCTCCAAGCTAAAGGACTGAGACCAACGGGTACCAAGATCACTCATGTCGTATCCTCAACCATGATGGCAAGTCTATTGCAGTCACTGATAAGGGACAAACTTTGTCCTGAATCTTATGGTGAAGAACTAGAAATACAG TTTCACAGTGATCCACTGGCAGCTGTAAATGCCTGCTATGAAGGAGACACTGTCATCATCTGTCCTGGTCGTTATGTTGTAGATGGTGTGTTCTGCATTGCTGATTCAATTGAACTAGAAG GCTATGGTCTGCCAGATGATATCGTGATAGAAAAGTGGGGGAAAGGGGACAACTTTGTTGACTGTACAGGAGCCAATATAAAGATCTCCAGTTTGAAGCTAGTGCAACATGATGCCGTGGAGGGGATTTTAA ATGTTCACCATGGGAAAACCACCCTGGAGAATTGTGTATTACAGTGTGAGACTACAGGCATAACAGTACGAACATCAGCTGAGCTGTTAATGAAAAACTCAGACCTGTATGGTGCTAAG AACTTCTTAGATGAGAATTATGACATCCCCAAGATAACCATGGTCAATAACATGATTCATAATAATGAAGGATATGGAGTGGTCCTGGTTAAACCAACAATCTCATCTGATGTAAAggatctttcagcagagaaaagagaag GGAACACACAGCCTCACCCAGGCGGTGAGAGAGTCTGTGCAGAGGGCTTCAGACATGAAGAACTACCTGAATGTGTAACTGATGAGCTGGAGCTTTATGAGCAAGCTGAGATTTCTGAGCAAACTGAAAGCAATTATGAAATTGCGAATGAACTTGGTGCtacttctgcaaggaagagccAGATGCGCAAGAAAAGGCTGAGTGAACTGGGAATCACAGAAGCTGATGACAACTTAATGTCACAGGAAATGTTTGTTTCTATTGTGGGCAATCAGTTCAAATGGAATGGGAAAGGGAGTTTTGGTACCTTCCTTTTCTGA
- the SHCBP1 gene encoding SHC SH2 domain-binding protein 1 isoform X3 has translation MADGRPQSGAAAGEETRRDDRDRDQAAAAAAGGAGPQERAEEPEADLPPEEDDTCSDYGSRDKPGTALGRTVPDGNVLFPDIFQTDHLLFYERFKAYQDYILADCKASEVKEFTAEYLEKVLEPSGWQAIWRTNVFEVLVEVVDVEYSALKAVVQLSEPFLCESQVSTFTLECMRELLELKEHQIPLQELWAVYDESGEFDQTALAIEHVRFFYKCIWRTWDEEEEDDFDYFVRCVEPRLRLHYDILEHRVPSGLVADYQNLLSQCEELYRKFLNLRSSISSSDSDSEVENISMVEGLKLYEKIEHLKQKLKLIENPLLRYVFGYQKYSGLQAKGLRPTGTKITHVVSSTMMASLLQSLIRDKLCPESYGEELEIQFHSDPLAAVNACYEGDTVIICPGRYVVDGVFCIADSIELEGYGLPDDIVIEKWGKGDNFVDCTGANIKISSLKLVQHDAVEGILNVHHGKTTLENCVLQCETTGITVRTSAELLMKNSDLYGAKGAGVEIYPGSTCTLLDNGIHHCKEGILIKNFLDENYDIPKITMVNNMIHNNEGYGVVLVKPTISSDVKDLSAEKREGRACVADGLIGSYRNTTE, from the exons ATGGCCGACGGGCGGCCGcagagcggggcggcggcaggggagGAGACGCGGCGGGACGATCGGGATCGGGATCAggcggcggctgcggccgcgGGCGGTGCCGGCCCGCAGGAGCGCGCAGAGGAGCCCGAGGCAG ATCTGCCCCCGGAAGAGGATGATACCTGTAGCGATTACGGGAGTCGTGACAAACCAGGGACCGCTTTAGGAAGGACTGTGCCAGATGGGAACGTGctttttccagatatttttcaAACTGATCATCTTTTGTTTTATGAGCGATTTAAAGCTTACCAGGATTACATTTTGG CTGACTGCAAAGCTTCAGAGGTGAAAGAATTCACAGCTGAGTACCTGGAGAAGGTCCTTGAACCATCAGGATGGCAGGCAATCTGGCGCACTAATGTGTTCGAGGTCCTGGTTGAG GTTGTTGACGTGGAGTACTCAGCTCTGAAAGCAGTTGTGCAACTCAGCGAGCCTTTCCTGTGCGAGTCGCAGGTTAGCACCTTTACTTTGGAGTGCATGCGGGAACTCTTGGAGCTGAAGGAGCATCAGATACCACTGCAGGAGCTGTGGGCTGTGTATGATGAGTCGGGAGAGTTTGATCAGACAGCGCTAGCCATAGAGCACGTCAG GTTCTTCTACAAGTGCATCTGGAGGACctgggacgaggaggaggaggatgattttgATTACTTTGTACGATGTGTTGAACCTCGACTGAGATT GCATTACGACATCCTTGAACATCGTGTTCCTTCTGGGCTTGTAGCTGATTACCAGAACTTGTTGTCTCAGTGTGAGGAGCTCTACAGGAAGTTTTTAAACTTGAGGAGCAGCATATCAAGCAGTGATTCAGACTCAGAAGTAGAAAACATTTCCATGGTGGAAGGACTAAAGCTGTATGAGAAGAtagaacatttaaaacaaaagctaaaaCTAATTGAGAATCCTCTTCTGAG GTACGTGTTTGGTTACCAAAAATACAGTGGTCTCCAAGCTAAAGGACTGAGACCAACGGGTACCAAGATCACTCATGTCGTATCCTCAACCATGATGGCAAGTCTATTGCAGTCACTGATAAGGGACAAACTTTGTCCTGAATCTTATGGTGAAGAACTAGAAATACAG TTTCACAGTGATCCACTGGCAGCTGTAAATGCCTGCTATGAAGGAGACACTGTCATCATCTGTCCTGGTCGTTATGTTGTAGATGGTGTGTTCTGCATTGCTGATTCAATTGAACTAGAAG GCTATGGTCTGCCAGATGATATCGTGATAGAAAAGTGGGGGAAAGGGGACAACTTTGTTGACTGTACAGGAGCCAATATAAAGATCTCCAGTTTGAAGCTAGTGCAACATGATGCCGTGGAGGGGATTTTAA ATGTTCACCATGGGAAAACCACCCTGGAGAATTGTGTATTACAGTGTGAGACTACAGGCATAACAGTACGAACATCAGCTGAGCTGTTAATGAAAAACTCAGACCTGTATGGTGCTAAG ggtgctggtgtggaaATTTATCCAGGTAGTACGTGCACCCTGTTAGACAACGGCATACACCACTGCAAGGAGGGAATCCTTATAAAG AACTTCTTAGATGAGAATTATGACATCCCCAAGATAACCATGGTCAATAACATGATTCATAATAATGAAGGATATGGAGTGGTCCTGGTTAAACCAACAATCTCATCTGATGTAAAggatctttcagcagagaaaagagaag GCAGAGCCTGCGTGGCTGATGGCCTCATTGGGTCATACAGAAATACAACAGAGTGA